From one Trifolium pratense cultivar HEN17-A07 linkage group LG1, ARS_RC_1.1, whole genome shotgun sequence genomic stretch:
- the LOC123897709 gene encoding increased DNA methylation 2-like, protein MSHSHNQMEQPNQHETTLARLEQPKPKNLKTDTPNDDQCFLLYFIMGTYFGPHINGDKKSVLQRVAEGLPSYTRDQLATSFIKVAELERIYYYILRNVDKSLTVKLPFLRRFIQGLEGSNSVCNYPQFTDLFPLELHPQSRFKSSYKIIESIVFIDNPETCFFNREDVERFKRLSGLEDFLVDKDVARLYNCFDGSGLRNNKSVGKGKVMSLPENKCGRNTGSRKVNESDDFSEIRHQLPRAACAVTPISTVPFNEGMALESEGDDSVKVCGPAVLFLPSRPTKKEWSNVVAATKKGFGLTGSAAMGRVGPIMGLVDIGECEDSYLFRISLPGVKRDEKEFSCEVDTNGKVLINGVTTTGEKTVSKYSQVFQMQTQNLCPPGHFSVTFQLPGPVDPHQFSGNFGTDGILEGMVMKGKPR, encoded by the exons ATGTCTCATTCTCATAACCAAATGGAACAACCTAACCAACATGAAACAACATTAGCACGATTAGAACAACCTAAACCCAAAAACCTAAAAACTGATACACCTAATGATGATCAATGTTTTCTACTTTACTTCATTATGGGAACATACTTTGGTCCTCATATCAATGGTGACAAAAAATCAGTCTTACAAAGAGTTGCTGAAGGATTACCTTCATATACACGTGATCAATTAGCAACTTCTTTTATCAAAGTAGCTGAATTAGAAcgtatttattattatatacttaGGAATGTTGATAAATCGTTAACAGTAAAGTTACCCTTTTTGCGTCGGTTTATTCAAGGGCTAGAAGGTTCAAACTCCGTATGCAATTATCCTCAATTTACTGATTTGTTCCCTCTTGAGTTACACCCTCAATCTAGGTTCAAAAGTAGTTATAAAATCATTGAGAGTATTGTGTTTATTGATAATCCCGAAACGTGTTTCTTTAATCGAGAGGATGTTGAAAGGTTTAAGAGATTGAGTGGATTGGAGGATTTTCTTGTGGACAAAGATGTTGCTAGATTGTATAATTGTTTCGATGGTAGTGGTTTGCGTAATAATAAATCGGTTGGGAAGGGGAAGGTTATGTCGTTGCCTGAGAATAAGTGTGGTAGGAATACTGGTTCTCGGAAAGTGAATGAAAGTGATGATTTTTCTGAGATTAGGCATCAACTGCCACGTGCCGCCTGTGCTGTGACGCCTATTAGCACTGTTCCGTTTAATGAGGGTATGGCTCTTGAAAGTGAAGGTGATGATTCTGTGAAAGTTTGTGGTCCGGCTGTGTTATTCCTTCCTTCTCGTCCTACTAAGAAGGAATGGTCTAATGTTGTGGCTGCTACCAAGAAGGGTTTTGGATTGACTGGAAGTGCGGCTATGGGGCGTGTTGGACCCATCATGGGACTTGTGGATATTGGAGAGTGTGAAGACTCGTACCTATTTCGCATATCTCTCCCTGGAGTGAAGAGGGATGAAA AGGAATTCAGCTGCGAGGTTGACACCAATGGAAAAGTTTTGATAAACGGAGTAACCACAACAGGAGAGAAGACAGTATCAAAGTACTCTCAGGTGTTTCAAATGCAAACTCAAAACCTTTGCCCACCGGGCCATTTCTCCGTCACATTTCAGCTGCCGGGCCCTGTTGATCCGCATCAATTTTCAGGTAATTTTGGCACGGATGGGATTCTTGAAGGAATGGTCATGAAAGGGAAACCTAGGTGA
- the LOC123884510 gene encoding nuclear transcription factor Y subunit C-3-like gives MDPQGHGQNPSMGVVGSGQMAAYGSNPYQPNHLTGSPGMVVPNVGNIQPGGQPDGTQLGQHQLAYQHIHQQQQQQQQQQLQAFWGNQYQEIEKVTDFKNHSLPLARIKKIMKADEDVKMISAEAPVVFARACEMFILELTLRSWNHTEENKRRTLQKNDIAAAITGTDIFDFLVDIVPREDLKDEVLASIPRGPMPVGGPADGIPYCYMPPQNAQQAGNPGLMMHNPNMYAPQSHPYMAPQMWPQPSEQQPSPSDQ, from the coding sequence ATGGATCCTCAAGGTCATGGCCAAAACCCGTCTATGGGAGTTGTTGGCAGTGGACAAATGGCCGCATATGGTTCTAATCCGTACCAGCCCAACCATTTAACTGGGTCACCTGGGATGGTTGTTCCCAATGTGGGGAATATTCAACCCGGTGGTCAACCAGATGGAACTCAGCTCGGACAACACCAACTTGCTTATCAGCATATTCatcagcagcaacaacaacagcagcagcaacagcTCCAGGCCTTTTGGGGAAATCAGTATCAAGAAATTGAGAAGGTAACTGATTTCAAGAACCACAGCCTTCCCTTGGCAAGGATCAAAAAGATTATGAAGGCTGATGAGGATGTGAAGATGATATCAGCTGAGGCGCCGGTTGTGTTTGCTAGGGCATGCGAAATGTTCATATTAGAGTTAACCTTGCGTTCTTGGAATCACACTGAAGAGAACAAAAGGCGAACACTTCAAAAGAATGATATTGCAGCTGCCATCACAGGAACTGATATCTTTGATTTCTTGGTTGACATTGTTCCTCGGGAGGACTTGAAAGATGAAGTGCTCGCATCAATACCAAGAGGACCAATGCCTGTTGGAGGACCTGCTGATGGAATTCCTTATTGCTATATGCCGCCTCAAAATGCACAGCAAGCTGGAAATCCTGGTCTCATGATGCATAATCCTAACATGTATGCTCCGCAGTCTCATCCATACATGGCACCTCAAATGTGGCCCCAACCATCAGAGCAACAACCATCGCCTTCAGATCAGTAG